A single Muntiacus reevesi chromosome 9, mMunRee1.1, whole genome shotgun sequence DNA region contains:
- the LOC136174579 gene encoding olfactory receptor 52H1-like: MVLFNLSSDNPGPFILVGIPGLEHAHMWIGIPFCIIYMVAIVGNCILLYLILVERSLHEPMFFFLSMLAMTDLTLSTAGAPKTLSIFWLGAREITFPGCLTQMFFLHYSFVLDSAILMAMAFDRYVAICSPLRYNTTLTPKTIIKIVVGISFRSFCIILPVVFLLTRLPFCRTRIIPHTYCEHIGVARLACADISINIWYGFCGPILTVMSDMILIAVSYTLILYAVFHLPSQEARQKALGTCGSHVCVILMFYIPAVFSALAHRFGHSVSHTFHIMFANLYIVVPPSLNPIIYGAKTKQIREKVTILFSTKRT, translated from the coding sequence ATGGTCCTTTTCAACCTGAGCAGTGACAACCCAGGACCCTTCATTCTGGTGGGGATCCCAGGCCTGGAGCATGCCCATATGTGGATTGGGATTCCCTTCTGTATCATCTATATGGTAGCCATTGTGGGAAACTGCATCCTTCTCTACCTAATCTTGGTGGAGCGCAGCCTTCACGAACCcatgttcttctttctctccatGCTGGCCATGACTGACCTCACCTTGTCCACAGCTGGTGCTCCTAAAACACTCAGTATCTTTTGGCTTGGGGCTCGAGAGATCACATTCCCAGGGTGCCTCACACAAATGTTCTTCCTCCACTACAGCTTTGTCCTGGATTCAGCCATCCTGATGGCCATGGCatttgaccgctatgtggccatctgttcTCCCTTGAGATACAACACTACCTTGACCCCCAAGACCATCATCAAGATTGTGGTGGGAATCTCCTTTCGTAGTTTCTGCATCATCCTGCCAGTTGTATTCTTGCTCACACGCCTACCTTTCTGTAGGACACGCATCATACCACACACATACTGTGAGCACATAGGTGTTGCCCGGCTCGCCTGTGCGGACATCTCCATCAACATCTGGTATGGCTTTTGTGGTCCCATCTTGACAGTCATGTCGGATATGATCCtcattgctgtttcttacacacTCATCCTCTATGCTGTCTTCCACCTCCCTTCCCAGGAAGCCCGCCAGAAGGCACTGGGCACCTGTGGTTCCCATGTCTGTGTCATCCTCATGTTTTATATACCTGCTGTTTTCTCTGCCCTTGCCCACCGCTTTGGACACAGTGTCTCTCACACTTTCCACATCATGTTTGCCAACCTCTACATTGTTGTCCCACCTTCCCTCAACCCCATTATTTATGGTGCCAAGACCAAGCAGATCAGAGAGAAGGTCACCATTTTGTTTTCTACCAAGAGGACATAA